A genomic stretch from Anaerolinea thermophila UNI-1 includes:
- the larE gene encoding ATP-dependent sacrificial sulfur transferase LarE: MSTEKIQRLFEILAELDSAIVAFSGGVDSTLVAAAAYRVLGERAVAITAVSESLAESEREETLALARHIGIRHVLIHSHELQDERYRANSPMRCYWCKNELGALLAAYARQHHYSAILDGSNLDDLGDVRPGRKAMQEAGFRSPLIEAGMTKADVREAARLLGLPNWDKPAMACLASRIPFGMQVTRENLRQVEQGEAFLRSLGLRQVRLRHHGRVARLEVEESGFALVLQHREAITARLKEIGFSHVALDLAGYRQGSLHTALESAQSAG; this comes from the coding sequence ATGAGTACAGAAAAAATCCAGCGCCTGTTTGAAATCCTTGCTGAATTGGACAGCGCCATTGTGGCTTTTTCCGGCGGGGTGGACAGCACCCTGGTTGCCGCCGCGGCGTACCGCGTGCTGGGCGAGCGCGCCGTTGCCATCACGGCTGTCTCGGAGAGCCTGGCGGAGAGCGAGCGCGAAGAGACCCTGGCGCTGGCGCGCCACATCGGCATCCGCCACGTGCTGATTCACAGCCACGAACTGCAGGATGAACGCTACCGCGCCAACTCGCCCATGCGCTGTTACTGGTGCAAGAACGAACTGGGCGCTCTGCTGGCGGCGTATGCCCGCCAGCATCACTACTCCGCCATTCTGGACGGCAGTAATCTTGACGATCTCGGCGATGTGCGCCCCGGACGCAAAGCCATGCAGGAAGCCGGTTTCCGCTCCCCGCTCATCGAAGCCGGCATGACCAAAGCCGATGTGCGCGAAGCCGCCCGTCTGCTGGGCTTGCCCAACTGGGATAAGCCCGCCATGGCATGCCTGGCGTCACGCATCCCCTTTGGCATGCAGGTCACCCGCGAGAACCTGCGGCAGGTGGAGCAGGGCGAAGCCTTCCTGCGCTCGCTGGGACTGCGCCAGGTGCGCCTGCGCCATCACGGCAGGGTAGCCCGCCTGGAAGTTGAGGAAAGCGGCTTTGCCCTGGTGCTTCAGCACCGCGAAGCCATCACCGCGCGGCTGAAGGAAATCGGCTTCAGCCATGTAGCCCTGGATCTGGCGGGTTACCGTCAGGGCAGTCTGCACACCGCGCTGGAGTCTGCCCAATCTGCGGGTTGA
- a CDS encoding HD domain-containing protein gives MYTPLPFPIDSLHPVDWLFAALSFAAERHRDQRRKGVLHAPYINHLIEVAHLLWAVGGVRDPEVLAAAVLHDVLEDTPTSPEEINRLFGARVRALVQEVSDDKSLPQAERKRLQEEHAPCLTADAKLIKLADKISNVRSILEDPPEQWSDARRREYVAWAVRVVAGMRGVNPALEDEFDRMVARAREIWQDLP, from the coding sequence ATGTACACCCCGTTACCGTTCCCCATTGACTCCCTGCATCCGGTGGACTGGCTGTTTGCCGCGCTTTCCTTTGCCGCCGAACGCCACCGCGATCAGCGCCGCAAGGGCGTTCTGCATGCCCCTTACATTAACCACCTTATTGAGGTGGCACATCTGCTCTGGGCGGTGGGCGGGGTGCGCGACCCCGAAGTGCTGGCGGCGGCTGTCCTGCACGACGTGCTGGAAGATACCCCTACTTCTCCCGAGGAAATCAACCGCCTGTTTGGCGCGCGGGTGCGCGCGCTGGTGCAGGAAGTCAGCGATGACAAGAGCCTGCCCCAGGCAGAGCGCAAACGCCTGCAGGAAGAACACGCTCCCTGCCTCACCGCCGACGCCAAACTCATCAAACTGGCGGATAAAATCAGCAATGTGCGCTCCATTCTGGAAGATCCGCCGGAACAGTGGAGTGATGCGCGTCGCCGCGAGTACGTTGCCTGGGCGGTGCGGGTGGTGGCGGGCATGCGCGGGGTCAACCCGGCGCTGGAAGATGAGTTCGACCGTATGGTGGCGCGGGCGCGTGAAATCTGGCAGGATTTGCCCTGA
- a CDS encoding HigA family addiction module antitoxin — protein sequence MTREIPPIHPGEILLEEFLKPLGISQNALARALRVPPDRINAIVQGKRSITADTALRLARAFGTTPQFWLNLQARYDLDVAQDRLEEQIEREVLPLIE from the coding sequence ATGACCCGCGAAATTCCGCCTATCCATCCCGGTGAGATTTTACTGGAAGAGTTTCTCAAGCCGTTGGGCATCAGCCAGAACGCCCTGGCTCGCGCTCTGCGCGTTCCGCCCGACCGTATCAATGCCATTGTGCAGGGCAAGCGCAGTATCACGGCAGATACTGCTTTGCGTCTGGCGCGCGCTTTTGGCACAACGCCTCAGTTCTGGCTGAATTTGCAGGCGCGTTACGACCTGGATGTTGCGCAGGATCGTCTGGAAGAGCAGATTGAGCGCGAGGTGCTTCCTTTGATTGAATAA
- a CDS encoding type II toxin-antitoxin system RelE/ParE family toxin: MIKSFRDRSTESLFHGERHPSLPPNLQRIALRKLLILDAAADLDDLRVPPGNHLEKLRGDREGQYSIRINDRYRLCFVWQDGDAYEVEITNYH; the protein is encoded by the coding sequence GTGATTAAGTCCTTCCGCGATCGCTCTACCGAGAGCCTGTTTCACGGAGAACGGCATCCCTCTCTGCCGCCCAATCTGCAAAGAATTGCCTTGCGCAAACTGCTCATCCTGGATGCCGCCGCCGATCTCGATGACCTGCGTGTTCCGCCCGGCAATCACCTGGAGAAACTGCGCGGCGACCGCGAAGGACAGTACAGCATCCGTATCAACGACCGTTACCGTCTTTGCTTTGTCTGGCAGGACGGAGACGCCTATGAAGTTGAAATTACCAATTACCACTAG
- the dnaK gene encoding molecular chaperone DnaK produces MGKIIGIDLGTTNSVVAVMEGGEPVVITTAEGSRLCPSVVAFTKNGERLVGQTAKRQAVINPENTVYSIKRFMGRRFSEVETERKMVPYKVVEGPAGDARVFVPQTNREYTPQEISAMILAKLKADAEAYLGEKVTQAVITVPAYFSDSQRQATKDAGKIAGLEVLRIINEPTAAALAYGLDKKKNEKILVFDLGGGTFDVSLLEVGDNVIEVRATNGDTHLGGDDWDQRIVNWAADEFKKEQGIDLRQDRQALQRLREAAEKAKIELSSMMETEINLPYITADVNGPKHLQLRLSRAKFEQLTADLVERMRGPVEAVLRDAKLSPSQVDEIVLVGGSTRMPMVQEFVRRIFNKEPNKSVNPDEVVAVGAAIQGGVLGGEVKDVLLLDVTPLSLGVETLGGVMTVLIPRNTTIPVRKSEIFSTAEDNQTAVDVHVLQGERAMAADNISLGRFRLEGIPPAPRGIPQIEVTFDIDANGILNVTAKDKATGKEQRVTITASTNLNKSDIERMVNEARQHEAADRRRKEVVEARNQADNAIYQVEKLLKERGDAVPASTREDIQAKINDLRQAMSGEDAEQIRNRMQTLTQAAVALQSVPQGQPVGGAGGDGAGEVVEGEFREA; encoded by the coding sequence ATGGGAAAGATTATTGGCATTGACCTGGGAACGACCAACAGCGTGGTGGCGGTGATGGAAGGCGGCGAGCCGGTGGTGATTACCACCGCCGAAGGTTCGCGCCTGTGCCCTTCGGTCGTGGCGTTTACCAAAAACGGCGAGCGGCTGGTGGGACAAACCGCCAAACGGCAGGCGGTCATTAACCCCGAAAATACCGTGTACTCCATCAAGCGCTTCATGGGACGGCGTTTTAGCGAAGTAGAAACCGAGCGCAAGATGGTGCCTTACAAGGTGGTGGAAGGTCCGGCGGGCGATGCGCGGGTGTTCGTCCCGCAAACCAACCGCGAGTACACCCCGCAGGAAATTTCGGCGATGATTCTGGCAAAACTCAAAGCCGACGCCGAAGCCTACCTGGGCGAGAAAGTCACTCAGGCGGTGATTACCGTGCCGGCGTATTTCAGCGACAGCCAGCGGCAAGCCACCAAAGACGCCGGGAAGATTGCCGGACTGGAAGTCCTGCGCATCATCAACGAGCCGACCGCGGCGGCGCTGGCTTACGGTTTGGACAAGAAAAAGAACGAGAAGATTCTGGTCTTCGACCTGGGCGGCGGTACGTTCGATGTTTCCCTGCTGGAAGTAGGCGATAACGTCATCGAGGTGCGCGCCACCAACGGCGATACCCACCTGGGCGGCGATGACTGGGATCAGCGCATCGTCAACTGGGCGGCGGATGAGTTCAAGAAAGAACAGGGCATTGACCTGCGGCAGGACCGTCAAGCGCTCCAGCGTCTGCGCGAAGCCGCCGAAAAAGCCAAGATTGAACTCTCCAGCATGATGGAGACGGAGATCAACCTGCCCTACATCACCGCCGACGTCAACGGACCCAAGCACCTGCAACTGCGCCTCTCGCGCGCCAAATTCGAGCAGTTGACCGCCGATCTGGTGGAACGCATGCGCGGACCGGTGGAAGCCGTCCTGCGCGATGCCAAACTGAGCCCTTCGCAGGTGGATGAGATTGTGCTGGTGGGCGGTTCAACCCGCATGCCCATGGTGCAGGAATTTGTGCGCCGCATCTTCAACAAAGAACCCAACAAGAGCGTCAACCCCGATGAGGTGGTGGCAGTGGGTGCCGCCATCCAGGGCGGCGTGCTGGGCGGCGAGGTGAAGGACGTCCTCTTGCTGGACGTGACCCCGCTCTCGCTGGGCGTGGAGACGCTGGGCGGTGTGATGACCGTACTCATCCCGCGCAACACCACCATCCCGGTGCGCAAGTCGGAGATCTTCTCCACCGCCGAGGATAACCAGACGGCAGTGGATGTGCACGTCCTGCAGGGCGAGCGTGCCATGGCGGCGGACAACATCAGCCTTGGGCGCTTCCGCCTGGAAGGCATCCCGCCGGCTCCGCGCGGTATACCGCAAATTGAGGTGACCTTTGACATTGACGCCAACGGCATCCTCAACGTGACGGCCAAGGACAAAGCCACCGGCAAGGAACAGCGCGTGACCATTACGGCTTCGACCAACCTGAACAAGAGCGACATCGAGCGCATGGTCAACGAGGCGCGCCAGCACGAAGCCGCTGACCGCCGCCGCAAAGAGGTGGTGGAAGCCCGCAATCAGGCGGACAACGCCATCTATCAGGTGGAGAAACTGCTCAAAGAGCGCGGCGATGCCGTGCCTGCCTCAACCCGCGAGGACATCCAGGCGAAGATCAACGACCTGCGCCAGGCGATGAGCGGCGAGGATGCGGAGCAAATCCGCAACCGCATGCAAACCCTGACACAAGCCGCAGTGGCACTGCAAAGCGTGCCGCAGGGTCAGCCTGTGGGCGGCGCCGGTGGTGACGGCGCGGGCGAAGTGGTGGAAGGCGAGTTCCGCGAGGCGTAA